The sequence below is a genomic window from Macadamia integrifolia cultivar HAES 741 chromosome 1, SCU_Mint_v3, whole genome shotgun sequence.
CCACATGGGAAAAGCATATTAGGGCTAATACATTGTCAATGGGTGGATAATCATTTGTAGAATGAGTCCACAAAATTTAAGTTCTAACTGAGTagaataataatttcttcaatcactcaaaTATCTGCCAtgatagtttttattttatttttatattttgctgAAGGGGATCAGCAaatggaatttaaaaaaaaaaaaacaatgtaaTTAGAATTAATGTCCAGGCATCTCCGGATGACAGAAATACAGTCTTAAAAAATTACTTCAATCCTCCACCTTCAACATTATATCTGCAGATAAAAGAAGTAACTAGAAAACATCAATGAAATCTATAATGAAGGCATTGCAACTTCTCCCATAAAGCGTCTGAATTGATCAAATTCAGGACCATGTCCCAATTCTAAGAACAATTCCTACGGTTTTGATTCCCAAGGCTCTTGCAGCCAAAAGACCATTGACTGATGAGAGCTTACAAGGGGACACCATAGCTGCTTCTTGGAGATCCTTATACATACATTGACTTTGTGACAAAATCCACCATTCTATGTATATTATCAAACCTTCTCTTGTTGCGTTCAAGCCAAATTTGGCAACCTTTCTTTTCAAGGAAGAAAATAGATCTTCAATGGAGCTAAAGCCGTGCCAATGTAAACGAAAGATTCTTAGGAACTTTTTCTAAACCTCCCCTGAAAAaggcaatgaagaaaaaatgatCAATATTTTCACAAGCATTATGACATAAAAGTAGAACACACATTGATACCTAAGGCACACCATGCTTTCGCACAATCTCATCCATGGGAAGGCTGCCATACACCCATTTCCAAACTGTAATTGATAAGAGGCCGATCCAAACTGTactccattatttatttatttatttattttgctagTGGTACTACTCCATTATTCAATCGTTGTAATTGCGACATCAAAATTCAATGtggaacactttttttttcttgtgaaaaTTTCATATGAAATATTAATTCAACTATATGGGACACTTGTACCAATTAAACAAAACTAATAATTTGactttccttttgttttattatacTTTGAAAATTGTTTGAAGAAGAGCTGAAAATTGCTTGAGAAAGTGATGCTAGGTGAATACCAAGATTTTAACACTTGGGATCGTCTTGGGATCGGTTAGGATTGGATAAGCATCTGATGAATTTAcctctatttcttctttttatttattttttaatttattttttaaatggtgtTTTGGATTATTTTACCTTTATACCTTATCAGTGGATTGATATGGgattagttaaggattgagaTCGATTTCAATCAATGCCAATTTAGTCTGACCAATCTTGCCTGCTCTGATCTGATTCTTAAAACATTGACGGATCTAAATGAGAACATTATCCTTTAAAATTTTGAAGGCTGAACAGTAATTGGAAGTTTTCTTCAACAGTATTCATAAAAGAGAAGTTTACCAAAGTATATAATACATTTAGccatttagggaaaaaaaaaaaataaataactctactttttttttttttttttttggtgggtacTACAAAATTTCCCCTCCATATAAAATTCAGACACCCCCTCCATGGAACAAACCCCACTCATTTCCACAAGGGCATAACCCAACTGATTCTATTGTTTGTTTCAGTTCCACCATGATGCATTATCCCATTCTTTTTCTTGGTATTCTAATAATTGCATACTTTAATGTAAGAAAGATGATTTTCCCTTATCAATAATTTCAATATGGCTATTACTTATacctaatttattatttttttcttatttgaacattatttttttttttcatcaaattgcAGGATTCTCAAGCTGAAAATGCCTTCTCACAATATTGGGAAGATCATATTGGTCTTCCAAATCCTCCAAATTGGTTTATTGCAAAGGCTTCTCCATTAAGCCTTGATCAGTTGACAGTGTTTATGAAACTTatggagaaaaatgaattgactTCCCACCTACATTCATTCTGTAAGCAGGCTAATATTGCTTGTTCTACAAATGAATTGATGAAGAAGACCATGTACGACACAACGTTGCCAGCAATCATCCCGTTGCATGATCTCAAAAAGACATATGAAGGCCTCCCAAAGGGAACACCCTTGTCGATTGCCAACGAAGGGGGAATGCTATTTTTTAGGGAGTCAGCGGTGAAAGAGGGAAGTTTTATGCCTATCCCTGATTTAAGGGACCCAATGTCATATAATTCATTCTTGCCGCGCCCTTTGGcatcaaaaatcccattttcctttgcACGGATTGAGGAATTAAAGAGTATGTTTGGTGTGGTGGATGATTCAAATCTAGATAAATATATTCAAGATACCCTCAAGATATGTGAGGAAAGCTCCATAAGATGTGAGCAGTGCACCTGCACTACTTCTGTTGAGGATCTCATTGGTTTTGTTGTTGAGAAATTATGGCACCATGTAAGCATATGGAGTACTGATAATGTTGAAGGATCTtatgagaatgtcacaattggaGTTGTGAAACTAATATATGGAAACCTCTCTGAACCACCAGTCATATGTCATAGTCAGCCATTCCTATTTCAAGTCTATTTTTGCCACATTTTACGAAAAGTGAAAATATATGCAGTTGATATACATGCTCATAGGAAAATGAATCATGCAATCATGGCATGCCACTATGACACATCAACTTGGAATCCAAACCATCCTGCTTTTAAGCTGTTGGGTATTGGCCCAGGCCTAATTGAAGTCTGTCATTGGACAAACAAGAATGGAGTAATATGGACAAAGACTAGTTTGAGCAGTATTTGAATATTTGAACATTTTCCAATTCTCTGATTTGTGTCACATGTTAGTGCTTATGCTATTTGAAGGATAAATAATGatctattttttgctttcttattATGTCTTTCAAATTTCAATGTAACATTGTTCTTCAATAAAAATGTTTATCACATAAAGATTTTAGCTAGACATGGTAAGAGCAAGTGATGTTTGGCAATTAGGGTGAGCATAGTGTTCGTCATGAGGAGGATGAAGATGCTAGGGATGAAAAATCTTTGGATCGTTGACCGGTGGTTTAGGAGTAGGAAACTATTAATGAGGGTTCTAAGGATCCTCTTGCTCCCAAGCGCTCGTATGCCAAGACAGTTAGGAACGCGTCAAGGCCTAAGATTGACGCTCTTTTAGAGCCGATTCAAGCAGGAAATATTAGAAGGATTTGAATCCCCAGCAGATCTATGACTTGAAGAGGCAACTCTTTAGATTCGAATTGATAAGTCGTGTCAATTTCTGTCTGATTTCTTTAGACGATTTGTGACAAGAAGCACATGACAACCGGATTCTGATCCAAGAAGTAATTATGGAATCATTAGGCAAGTGATTATGAATCCATTAGGCAAGGGCTTTCTTATACGAAGAGTGTAAGATTGATAAGTGACCGATCCAAACTGTACTCCATTATTCAATCGTTGTAATTACATCACAATTCCATatggaacaatttttttctgtttgggtGAAAATTCCATGCGGAACATTAATTCAACTATGTTGGACGCTTGTACCAATAAAGCAAAACTAATAATCTGACTTTTCCTTATGTTTTATTAGTAGTTTGAAAATTGTTTAAAGGAGAGCTGAAAATTGCATGAGAAAGTGAGGCTAGCCGAataccaaggttttaaaacttgggatcgtCTTCGGATCGGTCAGGATTGGATTGCCTCCGACCTATTTAcctctttcttttgttcttcttgttttgttttgttttgttttgttttgttttctttttaatagtGTTTTGGACTATTTTACTTTTATAACTCATCCATGGATTGGTATCAGATTAGTGAAGGATTGAGATCGATTTCGATCAGTACCAATTTGATCCAAGCAATCCTAATTGCTCcgatctgatttttaaaacacCGATGGATCTAAATGACAATATTATCCTTTAAAAATTTGAAGGTTGAACAGTAAATGGAAGTTTTCTTTTCAACTCTGTCAAGCGTCTATTACGCATGCCCGAGGCAACAAAAACCACACAACACCACCAGGGGTTCACAGCATTTTCGACCTCCACCGGCAGGTATGGTCTGTGGCCATCGGCTAGCCATTGACCACCCACCGGTGATGGTCTGCAAGAAACCAGATCCTATTCTACCTGCACTCAGATTCTGCCAGGACCAATCCCAGGTTTCAGGCCTCAGTTTTTATTCCACAACTATCCTATATGATGTATAATGTGGGTGAGGTGTCAGATTGGTTGATTTCAGCCCAATTCTCCTAAACGCTAATTTAATTCATTTGGTCCTAATTGGGTTTTCTGGGAATTAGCTGGGATTTCTATCCAATTGAGCAGACAGAGGTTCTTCCCACATAATTCATCACTCATTTACCTTTAATTGGATCTATTAAGATTATTGGAACTCTTGTCTAGTTCCAATTCAGGTTCATTCATTGGGCACAGGGTCAATTTTAGGTCAATTTGGTCTCAAATTCCCAATTTTCCTGTCTGGGTACCCGATTAAAATTTCTGCCATTTCCTGGATAAAATTGGAAATATATATGGTATTATCCCACTTCCAATTACAACCTATTTTGCCCAACTGGCAAAGCCCCTTGGTCTAGGATTCACTGGGACAAGTTGGTAATCAATTGAGTCCCAATTCGGGTCCCAAAATTGGGGCTTCAACTATAGGAAGCTAAATTATGTCTCTAAAGCAAATTCCCCTCTTCTAATTCATTCCACACTACCTCTATACTACCAACCGAATTATACTACAACAAATTCACATGGTTGGTGAGGAATCTTACCTCTTTCACAGAGCCTAGGTGTGGTAGATACAAGAGGGGCTATCCTAGTGCAGCTATTCAGCTCCCATGCACTCCATAGCAGAGCCAACAGTATTGGCAGCCTAGGGTTCTATCTGGGAGCATCTTAAGAGCAGCAACAATAGCTCCATCAATAGTTACAGGAACAGCCGCAGCAGCAGCACAACAccttgttggatttatgggctaaattaattattcgggttgattaaatgggtgagagtcaaattgcatgaaccggttcggtccactctcaagcttagggatatgctggctcaacccattgtggtttagggttttgagtgcaggacagtattataaatactaggttttgggtccctacagccattattcactcttccccactttaccactaaagtgagagaaccaaggaggtttaaggggctgtagaagatccatagccaagccaagagagcggaagtgggagtgaccaacatcaatcatcttcagcatactaggtgaaaggtacaaatcgatcctccataattttattagattcgtgttcttgtttttcctgtgtggtttcctcaatagggtttcaaactcaaatccatagggagttctaacaagtggtatcagagcagaccacatgggacaagaatcgattgaatttttcttatacatgaggattttgattgttacttaaaacctgatttgattaaaaatcatgaaaatcataaaaatcgtaattttaccatcacttaaagatcctgtatgggaaaactttcttcacaaaagttgtagatcacgagaagacggtctcGACGGTATGTCgaaagtcaccggaaacctccggacgcgtcgGCACGTGCCGTCGGAaatcggctgccggaggagagagaaaaataaaaaaaaataaaaaaaaggcggcgagtcatcgccggttcaactcggaaaccctaccgatttgaaccggcgacacagtgggtcaactcatgtgcactatttgactcggtcagaggttgaccgggtcattgaccaattgacccgaatttgacccggaactcatatggccgaaccggttggtttggattgatttaaaaaaaaaaaaaataaaggcttgtttggtttttgttcattttgggtttttatttaaactactttaaatttcatttaaaggttcgttttaaggccaaattgaaatctgttttttgcgttggattcattgtttcgggccacatttaatgatctaatttttaatatgacatatttatttgaaattttatgttgtatttagtttcaatcattgaaacaaatggcgtttttatttaaactactttaaatttcatttaaaggttcgttttaaggccaaattgaaatctgttttttgcgttggattctttgtttcgggccacatttaatgatctaatttttaatatgacatgtttatttgaaattttatgttgtatttagtttcaatcattgaaacaaaatggcataaatcaatgctttgaaaaatatatatgttattggttaccataaaattgagaaatttttttttaaattgagatatgttaatatggaaaagggtgtaagcttccgctcattcttagttgcaaagtaattttgctttaggaaaccatgaaatgatgaggtggaatccaccaaagtggtacatcttattatttcatgattttccacagggtagcaatgtaggtgacatttgcccaaaggtgatgtcaccagagttaagaaaatgatagtaacctagtggttcctaagcccaaaggtgaggggatttcaaaagttattgttcttttcacagtaaatatgaatttacaagaggaccagtgcattcttagcccaaaggataggaatgtagttgcggttgtgacttttgtatggttattgttgtcctagtgacatatttatatgtatgttttgaacataaagatatacatctctaatgggaaagatatgatagaactgagtgaaacccaccaaagtggtacattcagttcgattgtatcttccccaacagtaaagatgatacttttccaaaggttatgtcatcaaggtttgaggataatcatccacatttcagaaagggacattgaatttggagttcttttacccaaaggtgattgaattccaaagttagtgttgttttcacagttaaaagaagaatataagagcatcagctaattcctgtcccaaaggatagggatacatttttagttgtaactcttatttaaaatatattgatagtattacatgcttttatattatgatttatattttgatatttggcatgtattgtgttcttgttactgctgtagtaagatggtcattccctcaagttatgtgtcTTCCATCCCAANAGAAAgagacattgaatttggagttcttttgctcaaaggtgattgaattccaaagttagtgttgttttcacagttaaaagaagaatataagagcatcagctaattcctgtcccaaaggatagggatacatttttagttgtaactcttatttaaaatatattgatggtattacatgcttttatattatgatttatattttgatatttggcatgtattgtgttgttgttactgctgtagtaagatggtcattccctcaagttatgtatcttccatcccaatacttaCTGGTAataacta
It includes:
- the LOC122079781 gene encoding polygalacturonase-1 non-catalytic subunit beta-like, with amino-acid sequence MMHYPILFLGILIIAYFNDSQAENAFSQYWEDHIGLPNPPNWFIAKASPLSLDQLTVFMKLMEKNELTSHLHSFCKQANIACSTNELMKKTMYDTTLPAIIPLHDLKKTYEGLPKGTPLSIANEGGMLFFRESAVKEGSFMPIPDLRDPMSYNSFLPRPLASKIPFSFARIEELKSMFGVVDDSNLDKYIQDTLKICEESSIRCEQCTCTTSVEDLIGFVVEKLWHHVSIWSTDNVEGSYENVTIGVVKLIYGNLSEPPVICHSQPFLFQVYFCHILRKVKIYAVDIHAHRKMNHAIMACHYDTSTWNPNHPAFKLLGIGPGLIEVCHWTNKNGVIWTKTSLSSI